Within the Flavobacterium sp. N502536 genome, the region AAAAAATATTCGCCACTTTTGATGAAAAGAACAACACCGCCGTTTTAAAATTAAACGAAATCGACCAGTCTGTTTTTTGTGCTTCTAGCGAAATGATTTTTTATCCGGTTCCCAACAAATGGGGCAAGCAGGGCTGGACGATTGTAGCGCTTTCAAAAGTAAGACCCGAAATGTTTGAGGACGCTTTGATTCTTTCGTATCAAACTGTGGCATTCAAAAAAAAGTAGCGTTGTACTAGGGGTTTACAATAGTTCTGAACGTTAAATTGACTCTGGGTTTTGAAACCGTTTTTGTGGGAGGCAACCGATGCAACCAATGGGTTTGGGTAGTGCCTTTCATAACTAGTAAACTTCCGTGTTCTAAAAGTAAAGACACCGTTTCTTTGGTTTCTTTGTGTTTGAAGGCAAATTTCCGTTCAGCGCCGAAACTCACTGAGGCAATGGCACCGTTCTTTTTTAGATCTTTTTCGGCATCACTGTGCCACGCCAT harbors:
- a CDS encoding MmcQ/YjbR family DNA-binding protein; its protein translation is MVTIETFRTLALSFPDATEEPHFEKTSFRISKKIFATFDEKNNTAVLKLNEIDQSVFCASSEMIFYPVPNKWGKQGWTIVALSKVRPEMFEDALILSYQTVAFKKK